In Cytobacillus oceanisediminis, the following proteins share a genomic window:
- the resB gene encoding cytochrome c biogenesis protein ResB, protein MKEVKCDCGHVNPIGTILCESCGKVLEEKEKDKKLLDMRYEGSARRSQTYNKTIIDKIWNFFSSVKVGVWLIVITLIASALGTILPQEMYIPPIMPAEEYYEDQYGWIGKLYYDLGFHNLYSSWWYLILIASIGISLVICSLDRVVPLYRALKKQRVSRHESYLQRQRVFGVSKAEDTDQAFTMAKAKLQSKKYSIREENGNILAEKGRFSRWGPYVNHVGLIIFLIGGMLRFVPGMYVDKILWIREGETKVIPETNGEYYLKNDGFILEMYDKEKDKEVFEEAIDKAGMVAKNYQSNVILYKKQGDTVAGEEADLEKVKDYEIKVNKPLKFEKFALYQVDYKLNELNKMSFALTNKKTGEEYGDLTVDLNDPQDVYDLGNGYKAEVVSYFPDFEFDENGEPITKSRVPNNPAFVFKMFTPDKPDGEISFVAIRQTIEPFGDNEYKMAFKGIDTKNVSALTVRKDLTLWIIALGGVIFMIGVAQGSYWNHRRVWLRRVNGEVWVAGHTNKNWHGLKREIEAALDGTGITMPEDQLQNQSEKKG, encoded by the coding sequence ATGAAAGAAGTAAAATGCGACTGCGGCCATGTAAACCCCATAGGTACGATACTATGTGAGTCATGCGGCAAGGTATTGGAAGAAAAAGAAAAAGATAAGAAACTTCTGGATATGCGGTATGAAGGAAGTGCACGCCGTTCGCAAACCTATAACAAAACGATAATTGATAAAATTTGGAATTTTTTCTCGTCTGTAAAGGTTGGAGTCTGGCTTATTGTAATAACGCTGATTGCTTCAGCCCTTGGAACAATTCTGCCTCAGGAAATGTATATTCCGCCAATCATGCCTGCTGAAGAATATTACGAAGATCAATATGGCTGGATAGGTAAATTATACTATGATCTGGGATTTCATAACCTTTACAGCTCATGGTGGTATTTGATTTTGATTGCCTCAATCGGCATATCGCTTGTGATATGCAGTCTGGATAGGGTTGTCCCTTTGTACAGGGCTCTAAAAAAACAGAGGGTAAGCCGTCATGAAAGCTATCTGCAGCGCCAGCGGGTATTTGGAGTGTCAAAGGCAGAAGATACTGATCAGGCATTTACAATGGCAAAAGCAAAATTACAATCCAAGAAATACAGCATCAGAGAAGAGAATGGAAATATCCTTGCCGAGAAGGGACGTTTCTCAAGATGGGGCCCATACGTTAACCATGTAGGGCTTATCATATTTTTAATCGGAGGAATGCTGCGTTTTGTTCCCGGCATGTACGTTGACAAAATACTTTGGATCCGGGAAGGCGAGACAAAGGTCATTCCAGAAACCAATGGAGAATACTATCTTAAAAATGATGGCTTCATCCTTGAAATGTACGATAAAGAGAAAGATAAAGAAGTGTTTGAAGAAGCGATTGATAAAGCAGGGATGGTAGCAAAAAATTATCAGTCCAATGTGATTCTTTATAAAAAACAAGGAGATACAGTTGCAGGGGAAGAGGCTGATCTCGAGAAAGTTAAGGACTATGAAATTAAGGTAAATAAACCTTTAAAGTTTGAAAAATTTGCATTATACCAAGTAGATTATAAACTTAATGAGCTTAACAAAATGTCCTTTGCCCTGACAAATAAAAAAACGGGTGAAGAGTATGGTGATTTAACAGTCGACCTGAATGATCCTCAGGATGTATATGATCTAGGAAATGGCTATAAAGCGGAAGTTGTCAGCTATTTTCCCGATTTTGAATTTGATGAAAATGGGGAACCGATTACAAAGTCCAGAGTTCCTAATAATCCTGCCTTTGTTTTTAAAATGTTTACTCCGGATAAGCCAGATGGCGAAATTAGCTTTGTTGCAATCCGACAGACAATTGAACCATTTGGCGATAATGAATATAAGATGGCATTTAAAGGCATAGATACTAAAAATGTATCGGCTCTGACTGTCCGAAAAGATTTGACCCTATGGATTATCGCATTGGGCGGTGTTATTTTCATGATAGGTGTTGCACAAGGGTCTTATTGGAACCATCGAAGAGTTTGGCTGCGCCGTGTTAATGGAGAGGTGTGGGTAGCAGGACACACTAACAAAAACTGGCATGGACTTAAAAGGGAAATTGAAGCAGCATTGGATGGAACCGGAATTACGATGCCGGAAGATCAGCTGCAAAATCAAAGTGAAAAGAAAGGCTAA
- the ccsB gene encoding c-type cytochrome biogenesis protein CcsB — protein MVTISSNLLYTAFILYLIATVFFAGSIKDKNRTKQGPNRWAAIGLWISIIGFAAQLGYFITRWIAAGHAPVSNLFEFTTFFGMSLVGAFIVIYLIYKTPILGVFTLPVAVLMIAYASMFPREVSPLIPALQSDWLHIHVTTAAVGQAILAVSFAAGLIYLVKSVDQTKQSKQRFWLEAVMFGLVCTLGFIVISSGFSASGYKAEFNWIDKNGQEDVLEYHMPALTGPNEGQLITEGKFEPLAEMPAIINAKKLNTVIWSLASGIILYLALRLILRKRVGAALQPLAKNINLDLVDEIGYRSVLIGFPVFTLGALIFAMIWAQIAWTRFWGWDPKEVWALITFLFYAAYLHLRLSKGWHGEKSAWLAVIGFIIIMFNLVAVNLVIAGLHSYAGS, from the coding sequence GTGGTTACAATAAGCAGCAATTTACTATACACAGCTTTTATCCTCTATTTAATTGCTACTGTCTTTTTTGCCGGCTCTATAAAGGATAAGAATAGAACAAAACAAGGGCCAAACAGATGGGCAGCAATTGGATTATGGATCTCGATTATCGGGTTTGCTGCACAGCTTGGCTACTTTATTACAAGGTGGATTGCAGCCGGGCATGCGCCTGTCAGCAACCTTTTCGAATTTACAACATTCTTTGGAATGTCACTTGTTGGTGCTTTTATAGTGATTTACTTAATTTATAAAACACCTATTTTAGGAGTCTTTACGCTCCCGGTTGCGGTACTGATGATTGCTTATGCAAGTATGTTTCCGCGGGAAGTTTCACCGCTGATCCCCGCCCTGCAGAGTGATTGGCTTCATATTCACGTTACAACAGCTGCAGTTGGGCAAGCTATTTTGGCTGTAAGCTTCGCTGCCGGATTAATTTATTTGGTAAAATCAGTGGATCAAACTAAGCAAAGCAAACAGAGATTCTGGCTTGAAGCCGTTATGTTTGGCCTGGTTTGCACACTTGGGTTTATTGTTATAAGCTCAGGCTTCTCAGCTTCAGGCTACAAAGCGGAATTTAACTGGATTGATAAGAACGGTCAGGAAGATGTTCTTGAGTATCATATGCCTGCTTTAACTGGTCCTAACGAGGGACAGCTGATTACGGAAGGGAAATTTGAACCTCTGGCCGAAATGCCTGCAATTATCAATGCAAAAAAATTAAATACAGTTATATGGTCATTGGCTTCAGGTATCATTCTATATCTTGCCTTAAGATTGATTCTCCGGAAAAGGGTTGGAGCTGCGCTTCAGCCGCTTGCAAAAAATATTAATCTGGATTTGGTTGATGAGATTGGCTACCGTTCAGTATTAATTGGATTTCCGGTATTTACGCTCGGAGCTTTGATTTTTGCCATGATATGGGCACAAATCGCCTGGACTCGTTTCTGGGGATGGGATCCAAAGGAAGTATGGGCGCTTATTACCTTTCTATTTTATGCTGCATATCTTCACCTTCGCCTTTCAAAGGGCTGGCATGGTGAAAAGTCTGCGTGGCTTGCAGTAATCGGATTTATCATTATCATGTTTAATTTGGTTGCGGTAAACCTGGTCATTGCAGGATTGCACTCTTACGCCGGATCATAA
- the resA gene encoding thiol-disulfide oxidoreductase ResA produces MKKQRLVIRTVILLVLGAAVAYTLYANFTKDKIQKVAVGEKAPDFVLADMDGNKHRLSDYEGQGVFLNFWGTWCKPCEKEMPYMNNQYKQFKDEGVQVLAVNVGETDLAVNKFSERYDLSFPIVIDKNTQVQSAYGINPLPATFLIDKDGKVVKYITGEMTEDTIKNYMEQIKP; encoded by the coding sequence ATGAAAAAGCAGCGTCTGGTAATAAGAACAGTCATATTGCTTGTCCTTGGTGCTGCCGTGGCATATACGCTATACGCTAATTTTACGAAAGACAAGATTCAAAAGGTTGCCGTAGGCGAAAAGGCACCTGATTTTGTTCTTGCAGACATGGATGGAAATAAACACCGGTTATCAGATTATGAAGGCCAGGGTGTTTTCCTGAACTTTTGGGGAACATGGTGCAAGCCCTGTGAGAAAGAGATGCCATATATGAACAACCAATATAAGCAATTTAAAGATGAGGGTGTTCAGGTTTTGGCTGTCAATGTTGGAGAAACAGATTTGGCAGTTAATAAATTTTCTGAGCGTTACGATTTATCTTTCCCGATTGTCATTGATAAGAATACCCAGGTCCAATCAGCTTACGGGATTAATCCTCTTCCTGCAACTTTCCTTATCGATAAAGACGGTAAGGTAGTCAAGTATATTACAGGAGAGATGACTGAAGATACGATCAAGAACTATATGGAACAGATTAAACCATAA